The following nucleotide sequence is from Cellvibrio sp. PSBB006.
GATAGATTTCAACATCGGTACACCACCCGCCGCTTCCGCCGGGAAGAACTTCTGATGCGTGAAACCCTCGACCAACAAGCGCATAGCTTCTGTGGGTGTCGCCACGCCGGGTAGCAAAGGCACAGCAGACGCTTTGGCAGCTTCAATCAGGGCCGGCGTTGTACCGGGGCTGACAAGAAATGTGGAGCCAGCTTTTACCGCCTTTTCCAGATCAGCGGGGGTAATAATAGTCCCGGCACCGATCACCGCATCAGCGGGAAGATTTTCAACCATGGCGGTAATAGCATCCAGGGCACAAGGGGTGCGCAGGGTAATTTCGAGAACTTTCAAACCGCCGTTGTAAAGTGCTTGCGCCAATGGCACAGCATCTTCGATACGCTCCACAACCATTACCGGTATTACGGGGGCGACTTTGACAATTTCGTTGACTGGTAAACCCACTATTTATCCCTCACTGCCTGACATTTAAAAATATGGTTTGGTTTGCTTGTACAACACACCAGGTACTAGGGCGCCCAATAGACGGTGATCGGCACCTGTTGCTGCTGCAATACTGCACGCACGGGCATTTCAGCTACATCGGTACCCGCCAAGGCCTGGCGCAGCACATTCAATTTTTCCTCGCCAGTAATCAATAACAACAAAGAGCGTGAACGCAACAAGCCAGCCAGACTCAAGGTCATCCGCTCAACGGCTGTGCCCGTCACTTCGCTCTGCTTGGCCGTGATCGCAGCACAGAGATGTTCGCTGTTAGCATCCAGCGCTTCCGACAAGCCTTCAGCATGAGGAAACAGAGACGCCGTATGCCCGTCGGAGCCCATGCCGAGGATGGTGACATCAAACGGCTGCGCCAATTGCTGGTATGCACTTTCGCAATCTGCCAGCCCTTCCGCCGGCGTATCAGCCGTATTCTTCATGCCGACCAAATTGGCTTTGGCCGCATTGTTTTGCATCAGTGTGCGAACGATAAAAGCTTCGTTACTTTTTTCGTGATCAAAATCAACCCAGCGTTCATCGACCAACGCAACGTACACGGATTCCCACTTTACGTCAGCCACACTTAAAGCTTTGTATAACGGCTCCGGCGAACTGCCACCAGACACCATAAATGTGGCTTCACCGCGCCCGTCCACCGCTTCGCGTAACGCGGTAAGACATTCTTCCTGTAAAGCCGCGATCATGTCAGCGCGGTTATCAAACAATTTTTCAACAAGCATTAAACTTCCTCGCTGGCAAACACATCATCCATATTGAACCATTCGCGACCGTCGGCATGAATCATCTCATCCGCCCCACGAGGCCCCCATCCACCCGCTTTATAAAATTGTGGATTATTCTCAGGGCGCTGCCAGGCTTCGATAATCGGATCAATCCAGGACCAAGCTGCCGCAACTTCTGCACGATGGATAAACAAACTCGGGTCATTAGCGGCGGCGTCAAGCATCAAACGCTTGTAAGCGTCGCTGAAGAAGTCTTTGTAGGTATCCGCAAAATTAAAATTCAGAACCACCGGGCGCAATTCAGTTTCGTGCTTCTCCAGGTTTTTGGAGGTCATGATAATTTTGATGCTCTCTTCCGGTTGCAAACGAATAACCAGACGATTCGGTACAGTACGGCCGGCGGATTCAGGATAAACGCGGTGTGCTACATCTTTGTATTGAATAACGATTTCGGCAAAACGTTGTTTCATCCGCTTACCGGTACGCAAATAAAAAGGTACGTTAGCCCACCGGGAACTATCGATGTGCGCACGGATGGCAACGAAGGTTTCGATTGAGCTGGAACCTCCCAGCTCTTCCTGATAGCTGGGCACGGCCTTGCCGTTAATCTCACCAGCCGCATATTGGCCGCGCACGGTATTGAAACGCACCGCATTGCCTGTCAAAGGACGCAGGCTTTCCAGCACTTTCAATTTTTCTGCACGAATACGCTCGGCTGTCATCTTGTTCGGTGACTCCATCGCCACCAGACATAACAACTGAAGAATATGGTTTTGCACCATGTCACGCAGTGCACCGGCATCGTTATAAAAGCTGGCGCGACCTTCGAGGCCGACGGTTTCAGAGATAGTGATCTGTACGTTATCGATTGTCTTGGCATCCCACAGATGCTCAAACATGCCATTGGCAAACCGCAGCGCCAACAGGTTCTGTACGGTTTCTTTACCCAGATAGTGATCGATGCGGAAGATGCAGTTTTCGTCAAAATACTCGGCAATCTGGCTGTTGATTTCTTCAGCACTGACCGCGTCATAACCAAGCGGCTTTTCCACAACGACACGAGCGGACTTGGTGATCAAATTCATTTCTGACAGGTGTTTACAGCACACACTGAACACAGAAGGTGGAGTTGAGAGATAAAAAACGCGTTGTTTATTGCCGCTGTTCAGCAGTGCAGCAAGATCTTCCCAATGCTCATCTTTTTTCGCGATATCAACAAAGATCGGGTGAATACACTGAGCAAATTTGTCCCAATCAGCCGCGACGAATTCGCCTTCGCGCAAATGCTCCTGCGCCGCATTGCGAACTTTATCTTTATATTCTGCAACAACCTGGGTATTGCGGCAGGTCGGAATAATGCGGGTACCTTCGGGTAATTCACCATTGCGATGGGCACGGTATAAACCTGGCACCAGTTTGCGCAGCGCCAAATCGCCAGCGCCGCCAAAGATGACAAAATCAAATGCTTCGAGCATGGGGGTTAATCCTGTGTTCGACTTCTAGATCGGTTGATGTGCGGCGTTACCGCAGCCGCTCTTGATACAAACAAGGGCTGCAATAACCAATGGCTACCAGTTAAATACCGTAGCACCCTCTTCGGCCAATCCTACTGTGGCACGGAAGGGAGCAAACAACTCGCGCCCCATGCCGTAGTGACTGCCGGATAAATCCACTTGTGCGTGTTGCCGGGCTTGCAACTCCGCCTCACTGACCAACAATTCCAGTTTGCCGGTTTCTGCATCCAATTCAATCATATCGCCGTCCTGAATCAGGCCAATGGGACCATTGTCCAATGCCTCAGGCGTCAAATGGATAGCGGCGGGAATCTTACCAGACGCGCCAGACATCCTGCCATCAGTAACCAGCGCAACGCGGAAACCCCGGTCCTGTAAAACCCCTAATGCGGGTGTCAATTTGTGCAATTCGGGCATACCACACGCTTTGGGGCCCTGAAAGCGCACCACAGCGATAAAATCCTTGTCCAATTCGCCGCGCTTGAAGGCCGCTTGCATGTCTTCCTGCGTGTGGAAAACGACTGCGGGTGCTTTTACTTTGCGATATTCCGGCTTAACCGCCGACACCTTGATAACACAACGTCCCAAATTGCCCTTTAATAACTTCATGCCGCCTTCAGAGCTGAAAGGTTTATTGGCCGGGCGAAGCACGGCATCATCCAAGCTTTCTGAAGGCGCATCGCGCCAGACGATCTCACCGTTATCCAGGAAAGGTTCTTTGCAGTAAGGCGCCAAACCACCCTCTCCCATCACAGTCTTCACGTCATCGTGCAGCAGACCTGAGGCGCGCAACTCGCGCATCAGATAGCCCATCCCACCCACAGCCTGGAAGCGATTGATATCAGCCAGGCCATTGGGATAAATGCGACACATCAGGGGGGTAATATCAGAGATATCAGAGAGGTCTTGCCAATTGACAATAACACCCGCCGCACGGGCAATAGCCATAATATGGATAGCGTGATTGGTTGAGCCACCCGTCGCCATCAAGCCAACCATACCGTTGACAATTGATTTTTCATCGACAATGTCGGCCAGCGGTGTGTAGTTGCCTTTTGCTGACGTAATGCTACCCAGTTGTTGAACAGCGGCATTGGTTAAGGCATCGCGCAGAGGGGTATCGGGATTAACAAATGAACTGCCAGGTAAATGCAGCCCCATAATCTCCATCAACATCTGATTGCTGTTAGCCGTGCCATAGAATGTACAGGTGCCCGCGCCGTGGTATGACGCACTCTCAGCCTCAAGCAATTCTTTACGACCGACCTTACCTTCCGCAAATAACTGGCGAACGCGAACTTTATCGGCATTGGGCAAGCCGGGCGTCATAGGCCCACCAGGAATGAAAATCGTCGGCAATTGGCCGAATGACAGCGCACCTATTAATAGACCCGGCACAATCTTGTCACAAATACCGAGGCACATCACACCGTCAAACATGTCGTGCGACAGCGCTACGGCCGTTGCCATGGCGATCACGTCGCGACTGAACAGCGACATATCCATACCATCGCGCCCTTGTGTAACACCATCACACATCGCCGGCACTCCACCGGCAAATTGTGCGGTCATGCCGATGCCATGGGCTGCTTTCTTGATGGGCTCCAGATAGGTGCCGTAGGGAACGTGGGCTGACAGCATCTCGTTATAGGCTGAAACCACGCCCAGATTGGGGGCATCGCCTTCTGCCAAAGCATGCTTATCGTCTTGACCGCAGGCGGCAAAACCATGCGCCAGATTACCGCAGGATAAACGCTTGCGAGCGGGGCCGTTGCTGTGCATCCTGGCCACTCGCTCCATATAAGCCGCACGGGTCGCGCGACTTCTCTCAATGATTCGGTCGGTAATATCGACGAGTCTGGGGTCGGTCATGTTGGTACCATTTCTCGATAAGGCTGCCACGGGATGCAGTGACAGTTGATAAAGCCACTGCAAAAGTCATAGGTACTGTCAGCTGCTGGCTTCAGGATCATCAGCCTTAACACCGGCGCTCAGGCGCCGGTTAAACCCGCTTACTGCTCATCAGGTGAATTGGTATCACTACCAACCTACCGCTCTTTGAGCATCGGTTACATGCAGTACCTTTTTCTCTTGGCGATCAATATTGGTGATCTTTAAAGGCTGCCAAAACAGCCGCTGTGACCTCCCGCGATACATTGCCGCAGGATAATCCCAGCTCTTCTCTCACTCCCAACAGCCGAGATTACTGCTGTTTGTGTTTTGCTTGCTTGTAGTAGTCTATCAGATTGCGGGTAGAGGCATCGTGATGGGCGCTGACCGCTTTATCCGCTGCCAACTCTGGCTGAATGCCCGCAGCAAGAACCTTGCCCAACTCCACGCCCCACTGATCAAACGAGTAAATCTCCCAGATAATGCCCTGCACAAAGATCTTGTGTTCATAGAGCGCAATCAATGCACCCAGGGTACGGGCATCCACTTTGTTTAATAACAAGGTATTGGTGGGGCGATTGCCACGATGCACCTTTTGCGGTACCAATTCTTCAATGCGCGCTTCGGATAATCCTTTGGCACTCAACTCACTCCGCACTTGCTCAGCATCAATGCCCTGCATCATGGCTTGAGACTGGGCAAAGAAGTTGGCCATCAATGCATCATGGTGGCCGGACACATCGATATTGCTGGCGACAGATCCAATAAAATCCGCTGGGATAATATCGGTGCCCTGATGAAGCATCTGGTAAAACGCATGTTGACCGTTGATGCCCACTTCACCCCAGACCAGCGGAACACTGCCGTAGGAAATTTGCTCCCCTGCCCAATTTACAGACTTACCATTGCTCTCCATCTCAGCCTGCTGCATGTATGCAGGAAAGCGATGCAGGCACTGGTCGTAGGGCAACAAAGCCTGGGCGGTATAATTCAGGAAATTGCGATTCCAGATGCCTATCAAGGCCAGCATAACCGGTGCGTTTTCTGCCAGGGGAGCTTGTTTGAAATGTTGGTCCATTTCATAAGCACCTTGCAGCAGCTCTTTAAACCGCTCATACCCCAGAGACAATACAATAGGCAAGCCGATGGCAGACCACAGGGAAAACCGGCCGCCAACCCAATCCCACATATCAAAAATATTTTCTTCCGCAACACCGAATTCGGTAACCAATTTGCGGTTGGTGGAAACGGCCACAAAGTGACGCGCAATAGCACTGCGCTCTTTAGCTGCCTTAAGAAACCATTGCTCGGCGGTGCGGGCATTGGTCATGGTTTCAAGAGTGGTAAACGTCTTGGAGGAGATAACAAACAGCGTGGTTTCAGGGTTCAGTTGAGCCAGAACTTCAGCCACCTGCACACCGTCCACATTGGAAACATAATGCATGGCGAGGCGGCCATCGCTGTAAGACTTGAGCGCTTCGGTGACCATCAGAGGTCCGAGGTTAGAACCGCCGATGCCGATACTCACAACATCCGTAATAGGTTTGCCGGTATAGCCCAGCCAATTGCCGGAACGAACCTCCTCCGAGAGCTTACGCATACGCTCAAGCTCGGCATTAATAGCCGGACGAACGTCTTCGCCATCAATCATGATCGGCCGACTGGATTGATCGCGCAAGGCCACATGCATAACGGCTCGATCTTCTGTGCGATTGATGTGCTCACCGGCAAACATCTTATCGCGCCAGGACTCCACATCAGTCTCTTGCGCCAGAGCCAATAAAGCAGCTTTGGTTTCTTCGGTGATCAGGTTCTTGGAGTAGTCGAACAGCAGGTGCGGAAGTTCGATGGAGAATTTGGTAAAGCGGGAATCGTCTTCTTTAAACAATTCTTTGATATGGCGCTTTTTCATCTGTTGCGCATGGGCAACAAGCGCTTGCCAGGACGGTAAATCAGTGCGGCTAGCCATGGAGCACTCCGTAAGTACAAGTCTGCATTGGGTTGATTCCTGTAGTGGTCTGGTTACCGTTGGGTAGATCTGTGTCCCCTTGCGGCATTCACAAACACATAGCGCGATGCAACCCTGCCCACCTCCCTGACCGGGCTTACCTGCTGGATATTCGGGTAAAGCTCGGTAAAGAAAGGCCCCTCAAAGGCAGGGCTGACATAAAATTCGACGGTGCAAAAAGCCCGCTATCATAGGCAGATGGTCCCTAAGTGTCAATTCGCTCTCAAGTCGACCAGGTCAGGTAGCGGTGGTTCCCGATAATAATTTCTACGGCGTTCGTATTCGTTTACTGATTCCTTTATTTCATTACACCTGCTGATTATGCTGTGCTTACTATTATTTGACGGAGCACTTCTCACGTGAATAAAAATTCACCGTCACAACTCGGCATCATTGAAGGTTTTTTTGGCCGCAGCTGGCCGTGGCAAGCTCGTCAGGATTACGCCGTTTTTTTAGCCAACACTGGCTATCATTATTATATTTATG
It contains:
- the pgi gene encoding glucose-6-phosphate isomerase: MASRTDLPSWQALVAHAQQMKKRHIKELFKEDDSRFTKFSIELPHLLFDYSKNLITEETKAALLALAQETDVESWRDKMFAGEHINRTEDRAVMHVALRDQSSRPIMIDGEDVRPAINAELERMRKLSEEVRSGNWLGYTGKPITDVVSIGIGGSNLGPLMVTEALKSYSDGRLAMHYVSNVDGVQVAEVLAQLNPETTLFVISSKTFTTLETMTNARTAEQWFLKAAKERSAIARHFVAVSTNRKLVTEFGVAEENIFDMWDWVGGRFSLWSAIGLPIVLSLGYERFKELLQGAYEMDQHFKQAPLAENAPVMLALIGIWNRNFLNYTAQALLPYDQCLHRFPAYMQQAEMESNGKSVNWAGEQISYGSVPLVWGEVGINGQHAFYQMLHQGTDIIPADFIGSVASNIDVSGHHDALMANFFAQSQAMMQGIDAEQVRSELSAKGLSEARIEELVPQKVHRGNRPTNTLLLNKVDARTLGALIALYEHKIFVQGIIWEIYSFDQWGVELGKVLAAGIQPELAADKAVSAHHDASTRNLIDYYKQAKHKQQ
- the edd gene encoding phosphogluconate dehydratase, producing MTDPRLVDITDRIIERSRATRAAYMERVARMHSNGPARKRLSCGNLAHGFAACGQDDKHALAEGDAPNLGVVSAYNEMLSAHVPYGTYLEPIKKAAHGIGMTAQFAGGVPAMCDGVTQGRDGMDMSLFSRDVIAMATAVALSHDMFDGVMCLGICDKIVPGLLIGALSFGQLPTIFIPGGPMTPGLPNADKVRVRQLFAEGKVGRKELLEAESASYHGAGTCTFYGTANSNQMLMEIMGLHLPGSSFVNPDTPLRDALTNAAVQQLGSITSAKGNYTPLADIVDEKSIVNGMVGLMATGGSTNHAIHIMAIARAAGVIVNWQDLSDISDITPLMCRIYPNGLADINRFQAVGGMGYLMRELRASGLLHDDVKTVMGEGGLAPYCKEPFLDNGEIVWRDAPSESLDDAVLRPANKPFSSEGGMKLLKGNLGRCVIKVSAVKPEYRKVKAPAVVFHTQEDMQAAFKRGELDKDFIAVVRFQGPKACGMPELHKLTPALGVLQDRGFRVALVTDGRMSGASGKIPAAIHLTPEALDNGPIGLIQDGDMIELDAETGKLELLVSEAELQARQHAQVDLSGSHYGMGRELFAPFRATVGLAEEGATVFNW
- a CDS encoding bifunctional 4-hydroxy-2-oxoglutarate aldolase/2-dehydro-3-deoxy-phosphogluconate aldolase; this translates as MGLPVNEIVKVAPVIPVMVVERIEDAVPLAQALYNGGLKVLEITLRTPCALDAITAMVENLPADAVIGAGTIITPADLEKAVKAGSTFLVSPGTTPALIEAAKASAVPLLPGVATPTEAMRLLVEGFTHQKFFPAEAAGGVPMLKSIGGPLPQITFCPTGGIDLAKAPTYLALPNVACVGGTWMAPKELMKAGRWDEIERLAREAASLPR
- the zwf gene encoding glucose-6-phosphate dehydrogenase encodes the protein MLEAFDFVIFGGAGDLALRKLVPGLYRAHRNGELPEGTRIIPTCRNTQVVAEYKDKVRNAAQEHLREGEFVAADWDKFAQCIHPIFVDIAKKDEHWEDLAALLNSGNKQRVFYLSTPPSVFSVCCKHLSEMNLITKSARVVVEKPLGYDAVSAEEINSQIAEYFDENCIFRIDHYLGKETVQNLLALRFANGMFEHLWDAKTIDNVQITISETVGLEGRASFYNDAGALRDMVQNHILQLLCLVAMESPNKMTAERIRAEKLKVLESLRPLTGNAVRFNTVRGQYAAGEINGKAVPSYQEELGGSSSIETFVAIRAHIDSSRWANVPFYLRTGKRMKQRFAEIVIQYKDVAHRVYPESAGRTVPNRLVIRLQPEESIKIIMTSKNLEKHETELRPVVLNFNFADTYKDFFSDAYKRLMLDAAANDPSLFIHRAEVAAAWSWIDPIIEAWQRPENNPQFYKAGGWGPRGADEMIHADGREWFNMDDVFASEEV
- the pgl gene encoding 6-phosphogluconolactonase; its protein translation is MLVEKLFDNRADMIAALQEECLTALREAVDGRGEATFMVSGGSSPEPLYKALSVADVKWESVYVALVDERWVDFDHEKSNEAFIVRTLMQNNAAKANLVGMKNTADTPAEGLADCESAYQQLAQPFDVTILGMGSDGHTASLFPHAEGLSEALDANSEHLCAAITAKQSEVTGTAVERMTLSLAGLLRSRSLLLLITGEEKLNVLRQALAGTDVAEMPVRAVLQQQQVPITVYWAP